One Phycisphaera mikurensis NBRC 102666 DNA window includes the following coding sequences:
- a CDS encoding glycosyltransferase: MDRPLRLVHAVPSWCHSAYRATGVSRAAWDLADALAEAGHHVDVVCPEVDLAERFVPPAERVFRDGRLKVHTVPEARTTRFGTGRNGLDAVATPLIQQADLVHVHAFFSPWSDRAARLAQSTRTPYVVQPHGKLSPSMLASQRRAKAVYLGLYGKRLLTRASAVIVLAEGIADSVHRWLPEARLEVCPNGLSPEEYAEPPADRPTNHPYLLYLGLIDPRKRIDLLLEAMPTVLAQRPGLRLALVGGDRYGHLPDLQPQIDALGDAVLLPGHVSGETKLQWLHHAEAFALASDGEGLSLSMLEALACGLPCLLSPGCNAPEVEEAGAGETVASTPSAWADALIRWSDRSQRHRDAGRAAQRLFQERFTLRAVSERMTCIYKDVLAR, from the coding sequence GTGGACCGCCCCCTCCGGCTCGTCCACGCTGTGCCCTCGTGGTGTCACAGCGCCTATCGAGCAACAGGCGTCTCGCGAGCCGCCTGGGATCTCGCCGACGCCCTCGCCGAGGCGGGGCACCACGTTGACGTCGTCTGCCCGGAGGTGGATCTCGCAGAACGCTTCGTGCCGCCGGCGGAGCGGGTCTTCCGGGATGGACGCCTCAAGGTCCACACGGTTCCGGAGGCCCGCACCACCCGTTTCGGGACCGGCCGGAACGGCTTGGATGCGGTGGCGACTCCGCTCATCCAGCAGGCCGACCTTGTGCACGTACACGCCTTCTTCAGCCCGTGGAGCGACCGGGCGGCGCGGCTTGCCCAATCCACGCGGACGCCTTACGTCGTCCAGCCCCACGGGAAGCTCTCGCCCTCGATGCTCGCCTCTCAGCGGCGTGCCAAGGCGGTCTACCTCGGCCTCTACGGAAAACGCCTGCTCACGCGGGCCTCTGCGGTGATCGTTCTCGCGGAGGGCATTGCGGACTCCGTGCACCGCTGGCTTCCCGAGGCCCGTCTGGAGGTCTGCCCAAACGGGTTGAGCCCCGAGGAATACGCCGAGCCGCCAGCCGATCGGCCTACGAATCATCCCTATCTCCTCTATCTGGGCCTGATCGACCCACGCAAGCGAATCGATCTTTTGTTGGAGGCGATGCCGACGGTCCTTGCGCAGCGGCCGGGGTTGCGCCTGGCCTTGGTGGGCGGGGACCGGTATGGGCACCTGCCGGACCTGCAGCCACAAATTGATGCGCTGGGCGATGCCGTTCTGCTCCCTGGCCACGTCTCCGGTGAGACGAAGCTCCAGTGGCTCCACCACGCGGAGGCATTTGCGCTCGCCTCGGACGGCGAGGGCCTGAGCCTGTCCATGCTCGAGGCCCTCGCCTGCGGCCTGCCCTGCCTGCTCAGCCCCGGGTGCAACGCGCCGGAAGTTGAAGAAGCGGGTGCGGGGGAGACCGTCGCTTCAACGCCTTCGGCCTGGGCGGACGCCTTGATCCGCTGGAGCGACCGGTCGCAGCGCCACCGAGACGCCGGTCGCGCCGCCCAGCGGCTCTTCCAGGAGCGCTTCACGCTTCGAGCGGTTTCCGAACGCATGACCTGCATCTACAAAG
- a CDS encoding polysaccharide pyruvyl transferase family protein yields MPRYGLLTYETANLGDDVQSLAARQYLPRVDELVNRDALGRSAEGDPLTMIMNGWWLQNHADWPPPERISPLYVAFHAAKHARKSLTSEASLNHLRAHAPVGCRDQKTLELLEGCGVEAYKSACLTLTLRRPDPGASRRGTVFCDPFGHDVKYRFHRKGEAKYEAWLKQLGRGRNFDDATHLTNEIDPTMPAERRYALAEEHLARFANAELVVTCRIHCALPCLAFGTPVLFLIPRRGSDMFLGGLVGWLRWRLRGNALSDKRFPGLVDLMHHRRLQDVESGTAAPFDFDQPPANPVPIEPIAGPLRERCEAFIAAAEASSEA; encoded by the coding sequence ACGAAACCGCCAATCTCGGGGATGACGTGCAGAGCCTTGCGGCTCGTCAATACCTCCCTCGGGTCGACGAGCTGGTGAATCGTGACGCACTTGGCCGCAGCGCCGAAGGTGATCCGCTGACGATGATTATGAACGGCTGGTGGCTCCAGAATCACGCCGACTGGCCGCCGCCCGAGCGGATCTCCCCGCTCTACGTCGCCTTCCATGCCGCCAAACATGCGCGGAAGTCACTGACCTCCGAGGCCTCGCTCAACCACCTGCGGGCCCATGCGCCAGTCGGGTGCCGCGATCAGAAGACCCTGGAGCTGCTAGAGGGCTGCGGCGTCGAGGCATACAAGTCCGCTTGCCTGACCCTGACGCTGCGCCGGCCCGACCCGGGTGCATCACGCCGTGGGACCGTCTTCTGCGATCCCTTCGGTCACGACGTGAAGTACCGGTTCCATCGGAAGGGAGAGGCGAAGTACGAAGCCTGGCTGAAGCAGCTGGGGCGTGGTCGGAACTTCGACGACGCGACGCACCTCACCAACGAGATCGATCCCACGATGCCCGCCGAGCGTCGCTACGCGCTCGCGGAGGAGCACCTCGCTCGCTTCGCCAACGCGGAGCTGGTGGTGACCTGCCGGATCCACTGCGCCCTGCCCTGCCTCGCATTCGGAACACCGGTGCTCTTCCTGATCCCGCGTCGTGGAAGCGACATGTTCCTCGGGGGCCTCGTCGGATGGCTGCGTTGGCGGCTGAGAGGGAACGCCCTCTCAGACAAACGTTTCCCGGGCCTGGTCGACCTGATGCACCACCGCCGGCTCCAAGACGTCGAGTCTGGCACGGCGGCTCCGTTCGACTTCGACCAGCCCCCCGCCAACCCCGTGCCGATCGAGCCCATCGCCGGCCCCTTGCGGGAGCGGTGCGAAGCCTTCATCGCGGCCGCCGAAGCATCCTCGGAGGCCTGA